In a genomic window of Myxococcales bacterium:
- a CDS encoding KamA family radical SAM protein has product MDTLKTIGKSPADGPIVHLKPPVDPATLAYKDLLDGPFWQRIPAYRGIDEDTFLDHQWQARNSITNPAKLLAAVQDLVPQSFIDDVAEGFRRAPMSIRVSPYLLSLIDWAEPYADPLRRQFVPVASRLLPDHPKLTFDSLNEQADAPVPGLTHRYPDKALFLALDTCPVYCRFCTRSYAVGVDTDEVEKVSLKATEERWGRAFAYIRSRPELEDIVVSGGDSYQLKARQITHIGNALLDCDNVRRIRFATKGPAVMPMKLLTDHEWVGALVDLVERGRTLHKEVVLHTHFNHPRELTAITRRGLNRLFERGVIVRNQAVLQRGVNDTVETMQLLVKRLGHCNVQPYYVYVHDLVSGVEDLRTTVQTAVDLEKCVRGLTAGFHTPTFVCDAPGGGGKRVVHSFEHYDRDTGISVYAAPSVKPGFFLYFDPIDTLAPEQQARWKVPAEQDAMIATAIAAAAGQAAATAHASSIKIGHGP; this is encoded by the coding sequence ATGGACACGCTCAAGACCATCGGCAAGTCGCCCGCCGATGGGCCCATCGTTCATCTGAAGCCGCCGGTCGATCCGGCCACGCTCGCGTACAAGGACCTGCTGGACGGTCCGTTCTGGCAGCGCATCCCGGCCTACCGCGGCATCGACGAGGACACCTTCCTCGATCACCAGTGGCAGGCCCGGAACTCGATCACCAACCCGGCCAAGCTGCTCGCGGCGGTCCAGGACCTGGTGCCGCAGAGCTTCATCGACGACGTCGCCGAGGGCTTCCGCCGGGCGCCGATGTCGATCCGGGTGTCGCCGTACCTGCTGTCCTTGATCGACTGGGCCGAGCCGTACGCCGATCCGCTGCGCCGCCAGTTCGTGCCGGTGGCGTCGCGGCTCCTGCCCGATCACCCCAAGCTCACGTTCGACTCGCTCAACGAGCAGGCCGACGCGCCGGTGCCGGGCCTGACCCACCGCTACCCGGACAAGGCGCTGTTCCTGGCGCTCGACACCTGCCCGGTCTACTGCCGGTTCTGCACCCGCAGCTACGCGGTCGGGGTCGACACCGACGAGGTCGAGAAGGTCTCGCTCAAGGCCACCGAGGAGCGCTGGGGCCGCGCGTTCGCGTACATCAGGTCGCGGCCCGAGCTCGAGGACATCGTCGTGTCGGGCGGCGACAGCTACCAGCTCAAGGCCCGGCAGATCACCCACATCGGCAACGCGCTGCTCGACTGCGACAACGTCCGCCGGATCCGGTTCGCGACCAAGGGCCCGGCGGTCATGCCGATGAAGCTCCTGACCGATCACGAGTGGGTCGGCGCGCTGGTGGATCTGGTCGAGCGCGGCCGCACGCTGCACAAGGAGGTGGTGCTGCACACCCACTTCAACCACCCGCGCGAGCTGACCGCGATCACCCGGCGCGGCCTCAACCGGCTGTTCGAGCGCGGCGTGATCGTGCGCAACCAGGCGGTGCTGCAGCGCGGGGTCAACGACACCGTCGAGACCATGCAGCTCCTGGTCAAGCGCCTGGGCCACTGCAACGTCCAGCCTTATTACGTCTACGTCCACGACCTGGTCTCGGGCGTCGAGGACCTGCGCACGACCGTGCAGACCGCGGTCGACCTCGAGAAGTGCGTGCGCGGCCTGACCGCCGGCTTCCACACCCCGACGTTCGTGTGCGACGCGCCCGGCGGCGGCGGCAAGCGGGTGGTCCACTCGTTCGAGCACTACGATCGCGACACCGGCATCTCGGTCTACGCGGCGCCGTCGGTGAAGCCCGGCTTCTTCCTCTACTTCGATCCGATCGACACGCTCGCGCCCGAGCAGCAGGCGCGGTGGAAGGTGCCGGCCGAGCAGGACGCGATGATCGCCACCGCGATCGCCGCGGCGGCGGGCCAGGCCGCGGCCACCGCGCACGCCAGCTCGATCAAGATCGGGCACGGGCCCTGA
- a CDS encoding PilZ domain-containing protein has protein sequence MSPPGTPRDGERVALDAFVKAAAGDTELVFRVRDLSRSGLFLYTRVARTYPFRPGTTLSIELFDFDQTLTLKVVVARVVEPGSPESETSPTGFGVRIVDADPATRTRLEALIDRIKAGDTIY, from the coding sequence GTGAGTCCGCCCGGCACTCCCCGTGACGGCGAGCGCGTCGCCCTCGACGCCTTCGTCAAGGCCGCCGCCGGTGACACCGAGCTGGTGTTCCGGGTCCGCGACCTGTCGCGCTCGGGCCTGTTCCTCTACACCCGCGTCGCCCGCACCTACCCGTTCCGCCCGGGCACGACCCTGTCGATCGAGCTGTTCGACTTCGACCAGACGCTCACGCTCAAGGTGGTCGTGGCCCGCGTGGTCGAGCCCGGCAGCCCCGAGTCCGAGACCTCGCCGACCGGCTTCGGCGTGCGCATCGTCGACGCCGATCCCGCGACCCGCACCCGGCTCGAGGCCCTGATCGACCGGATCAAGGCCGGCGACACGATCTACTGA
- a CDS encoding zinc-ribbon domain-containing protein, translating to MDVRCEKCQTEYELDEARLKPGGVTVKCTTCGHMFKIRKRSQTQNGIPTTRQPSPSAPPPARSATQSGPHGRGVPEPRAQTASGPVTVGDGERNWIIRLDNGETRSCRELATLQQWIIAGSVSRESMISRSGKTWKRLGDIAELASFFVVAEQARSARSDSGQITPPRLPAVDARQTVAGMGAVKATERETVVEPVRAPSRPAPPLPAPPGPPPPPRPVVPVMVPGPPLPAPPPTPGPMMAVAPPPPSPQATGGWANDSVAPLAHSADGPSGPSGGAVRPSTNAASEAFGGVVRPQAAEDAAFTAGRRSMASDVDASFDPFADVPRKKSGVGLWIALGSLVVIGAAAAIVYFAFLRPPKKAGDAGAGTAVAAGDAGVAVATIDAGPAGGDAGGGSELLETARAELARDAAPALIAAERSLTSAGDDAATLGLRARLITAQAQILEDEAGFATDRKTADKVREERRKLTLTALALAQRAIKAAGSDAAAAVLANIAMADVLRLQGKNRKDLVRYLDAARAGTPSDDDAHELTLVDAQVALRDKDYARAATLIATADSGVGALETSGDVRGRWLAARLAAATDKNEDARGAVDSVLAISPDHAGAKALMAKVSGVDATDPMPPEVDAGVGSGSSGGSSGSGSGSSGGSSGSSGVSVPSGSGDPYDRLVAKADKLAEVDCGQAMPYYTKALDERPAGVEALIGMGYCHIDAKQFASAQSKFRTALALSPRNKDALRGVAEAYQQQGRADLAIEAYKRYLEIYPNDDRIKRQLDRLSGGGSGPTPPENGSGSGTGAGTGTGSGAGSNPPPPDKPDPPPPPPGGSDTPPTSP from the coding sequence ATGGACGTTCGCTGCGAGAAGTGCCAGACCGAGTACGAGCTCGATGAAGCTCGCCTGAAGCCAGGTGGCGTCACGGTCAAGTGCACGACCTGCGGGCACATGTTCAAGATCCGCAAGCGGTCGCAGACCCAGAACGGGATCCCGACCACGCGCCAGCCGTCGCCGAGCGCGCCGCCGCCGGCCCGATCGGCGACCCAGAGCGGGCCGCACGGCCGCGGCGTGCCCGAGCCCCGGGCCCAGACCGCCTCGGGGCCGGTGACGGTCGGTGACGGCGAGCGCAACTGGATCATCCGGCTCGACAACGGCGAGACCCGGTCGTGCCGCGAGCTGGCCACGCTGCAGCAGTGGATCATCGCCGGCTCGGTGTCGCGCGAGTCGATGATCTCCCGCAGCGGCAAGACCTGGAAGCGCCTCGGCGACATCGCCGAGCTCGCGTCGTTCTTCGTGGTCGCCGAGCAGGCCCGCAGCGCGCGGTCGGACTCCGGGCAGATCACGCCGCCGCGCCTCCCGGCGGTGGACGCGCGCCAGACCGTCGCCGGCATGGGCGCGGTCAAGGCCACCGAGCGCGAGACCGTGGTCGAGCCCGTGCGCGCGCCCAGCCGTCCGGCGCCGCCGCTGCCCGCCCCGCCGGGGCCGCCGCCGCCGCCGCGCCCGGTCGTGCCGGTGATGGTCCCGGGGCCGCCGCTGCCCGCGCCCCCGCCGACCCCGGGGCCGATGATGGCGGTCGCGCCGCCGCCGCCGAGCCCGCAGGCCACCGGCGGCTGGGCGAACGACTCGGTCGCGCCGCTGGCCCACTCGGCCGACGGTCCGAGCGGGCCGAGCGGCGGCGCCGTGCGGCCGTCGACCAACGCCGCGTCCGAAGCCTTTGGCGGCGTGGTGCGGCCCCAGGCGGCCGAGGACGCCGCGTTCACCGCCGGCCGTCGGTCGATGGCGTCCGACGTCGACGCCAGCTTCGATCCGTTCGCCGACGTGCCCCGCAAGAAGAGCGGCGTGGGCCTGTGGATCGCCCTGGGCTCGCTGGTGGTGATCGGCGCCGCCGCCGCCATCGTCTACTTCGCGTTCCTGCGGCCGCCCAAGAAGGCGGGCGACGCCGGCGCTGGCACCGCCGTGGCCGCGGGCGACGCCGGCGTGGCGGTCGCGACGATCGACGCCGGTCCCGCCGGTGGCGACGCCGGCGGCGGGTCGGAGCTGCTCGAGACCGCCCGGGCCGAGCTGGCCCGCGACGCCGCCCCGGCGCTGATCGCGGCCGAGCGGAGCCTGACGAGCGCGGGCGACGACGCCGCGACGCTGGGCCTGCGCGCCCGCTTGATCACCGCGCAGGCGCAGATCCTCGAGGACGAGGCCGGGTTCGCGACCGATCGCAAGACCGCCGACAAGGTCCGCGAGGAGCGGCGCAAGCTGACCCTGACCGCGCTGGCGCTGGCCCAGCGCGCGATCAAGGCCGCCGGCAGCGACGCCGCCGCGGCGGTGCTCGCCAACATCGCGATGGCCGACGTGCTGCGGCTGCAGGGCAAGAACCGCAAGGACCTGGTCCGCTACCTCGACGCGGCCCGGGCCGGCACCCCCAGCGACGACGACGCGCACGAGCTGACGCTGGTCGACGCGCAGGTCGCGCTGCGCGACAAGGACTACGCCCGCGCGGCGACGCTGATCGCGACCGCCGACAGCGGCGTCGGCGCGCTCGAGACCTCGGGCGACGTGCGCGGCCGCTGGCTGGCGGCGCGCCTGGCCGCCGCGACCGACAAGAACGAGGACGCCCGCGGGGCGGTGGACTCGGTGCTGGCGATCTCGCCCGACCACGCCGGCGCCAAGGCGCTCATGGCCAAGGTCAGCGGCGTCGACGCGACCGATCCGATGCCGCCCGAGGTGGACGCCGGCGTGGGCTCGGGCTCGTCGGGTGGCTCGAGCGGCTCGGGCTCGGGCTCGTCCGGAGGCTCGAGCGGCTCGAGCGGCGTGTCGGTGCCGAGCGGCTCGGGCGATCCCTACGACCGCCTCGTCGCCAAGGCCGACAAGCTCGCCGAGGTCGACTGCGGCCAGGCGATGCCGTACTACACCAAGGCGCTCGACGAGCGCCCCGCCGGGGTCGAGGCGCTGATCGGCATGGGCTACTGCCACATCGACGCCAAGCAGTTCGCGTCGGCGCAGTCGAAGTTCCGGACCGCGCTGGCGCTGTCGCCGCGCAACAAGGACGCGCTGCGCGGCGTGGCCGAGGCCTACCAGCAGCAGGGCCGCGCGGATCTCGCGATCGAGGCCTACAAGCGCTACCTCGAGATCTACCCGAACGACGATCGCATCAAGCGCCAGCTCGACCGCCTCTCCGGCGGAGGCAGCGGGCCGACGCCGCCCGAGAACGGGTCAGGCTCGGGCACCGGCGCTGGCACGGGCACCGGCTCCGGCGCGGGCTCGAACCCGCCGCCGCCCGACAAGCCTGATCCGCCGCCGCCGCCGCCGGGCGGCAGCGACACGCCACCGACCTCGCCGTGA
- a CDS encoding SDR family oxidoreductase, with protein MPPSPWQLHDRTAVVTGATRGIGRAIAEELLGLGATVLVVARSPDDVTATVEALGPRAAGVVADVTTVAGRAAIVAAVEARGPLHVLVHNAGTNVRGKLTSYDDATIERLLALNLTAPLLLSRALHPALRAAGDASVIHVGSVAGQIALPTGVAYAAAKAGLGQVARTLALEWAADGIRVNTVAPWYTRTPLVEPVLARPEALAAILARTPLGRIAEPREVAAAVAFLAMPAASYVTGQHLAVDGGMTIQGLPALP; from the coding sequence ATGCCCCCGTCGCCCTGGCAGCTCCACGATCGCACCGCCGTCGTCACCGGCGCCACCCGCGGCATCGGCCGGGCCATCGCCGAGGAGCTGCTCGGCCTCGGCGCGACCGTGCTGGTGGTGGCGCGCTCGCCCGACGACGTGACCGCCACGGTCGAGGCGCTCGGTCCCCGGGCCGCCGGCGTCGTCGCCGACGTCACCACCGTCGCCGGGCGCGCCGCGATCGTCGCCGCGGTCGAGGCCCGCGGCCCGCTGCACGTGCTCGTGCACAACGCCGGCACCAACGTGCGCGGCAAGCTGACCAGCTACGACGACGCCACGATCGAGCGCCTGCTCGCGCTCAACCTGACCGCGCCGCTCTTGCTGTCGCGCGCGCTGCACCCGGCCCTGCGCGCGGCCGGCGACGCCAGCGTGATCCACGTCGGCTCGGTCGCCGGCCAGATCGCGCTGCCGACCGGCGTCGCCTACGCCGCCGCCAAGGCCGGGCTCGGCCAGGTCGCGCGCACGCTCGCGCTCGAGTGGGCCGCCGACGGCATCCGCGTCAACACGGTCGCGCCCTGGTACACGCGTACGCCGCTGGTCGAGCCGGTGCTCGCCCGGCCCGAGGCGCTCGCCGCGATCCTCGCGCGCACGCCGCTCGGTCGCATCGCCGAGCCGCGCGAGGTCGCCGCGGCGGTCGCGTTCCTGGCCATGCCGGCGGCGAGCTACGTCACCGGCCAGCACCTCGCGGTCGACGGCGGCATGACGATCCAGGGGCTGCCCGCGCTGCCGTGA
- a CDS encoding von Willebrand factor type A domain-containing protein — translation MRARALVSCSLLAVVAGCSAMAKPPAGSMVQVATSPPPPPPMPAEVAAQVAAPAAPVTPAPAIVATPTAAPVAAAVVETPTGDTHASAGVNPWIETSRDHLSTFAADVDTAAYTYARRALQGGSLPPPDAVRVEEFVNFFKYRFATPRAGSPFAVVMDAAPSPFDPRHHIVRVGVATAAMTNAQRAPMNLVFLVDVSGSMSSPDKLGLAQDSLRTLVRSLGPDDSVALVTYAGATDVALKATRGSDHQAILAGIGRLTAGGSTAMGSGLELAYAEAQRGLGRGRQSRVIVLSDGDANVGPSSLDAMLKIIDAGKRAGVTLSTIGFGMGNYRADLMEQLGDRGNGNNYYVDSPAASTQLFTRDLVAMLEVAAKDVKLQVDFDPAVVARYRLLGYENRDIADADFRVDAVDAGEVGAGHQVTALYEVALTPRARQTTPLGTVRIRSKAPDGDRATEEAFAMPTGPAASFDTAPADFRFAVAVAGFADVLRGAEDAQRWSLAKIAAVARATAAGDADRRELVELIERARSLRGEPAATVVAR, via the coding sequence ATGCGCGCCCGCGCCCTCGTGTCGTGTTCACTCCTCGCCGTCGTCGCTGGTTGCAGCGCGATGGCCAAGCCGCCCGCTGGCTCGATGGTCCAGGTGGCGACCTCGCCGCCGCCGCCGCCGCCGATGCCGGCCGAGGTCGCCGCGCAGGTCGCCGCGCCGGCCGCGCCGGTCACGCCGGCCCCGGCGATCGTGGCGACGCCGACGGCGGCGCCGGTCGCCGCCGCGGTCGTCGAGACGCCCACCGGCGACACCCACGCGTCGGCCGGCGTCAACCCGTGGATCGAGACCTCGCGCGATCACCTGTCGACCTTCGCCGCCGACGTCGACACCGCCGCGTACACCTACGCGCGCCGCGCGCTCCAGGGCGGCAGCCTGCCGCCGCCCGACGCGGTGCGGGTCGAGGAGTTCGTCAACTTCTTCAAGTACCGCTTCGCCACGCCGCGCGCAGGCTCGCCGTTCGCGGTCGTCATGGACGCGGCGCCGTCGCCGTTCGATCCGCGCCACCACATCGTGCGGGTCGGCGTCGCGACCGCGGCCATGACCAACGCCCAGCGCGCGCCGATGAACCTGGTGTTCCTGGTCGACGTGTCGGGCTCGATGAGCTCGCCCGACAAGCTCGGGCTGGCCCAGGACTCGCTGCGCACGCTCGTGCGCTCGCTCGGCCCCGACGACTCGGTCGCGCTCGTGACCTACGCCGGCGCCACCGACGTCGCGCTCAAGGCGACCCGCGGCAGCGACCACCAGGCGATCCTGGCCGGCATCGGGCGCCTCACCGCCGGCGGCTCGACCGCGATGGGCTCGGGGCTGGAGCTGGCCTACGCCGAGGCCCAGCGCGGGCTCGGCCGCGGGCGCCAGAGCCGCGTGATCGTGCTGTCCGACGGCGACGCCAACGTCGGCCCCAGCTCGCTCGACGCCATGCTCAAGATCATCGACGCCGGCAAGCGCGCCGGCGTGACGCTGTCGACGATCGGCTTCGGCATGGGCAACTACCGCGCCGACCTCATGGAGCAGCTCGGCGATCGCGGCAACGGCAACAACTACTACGTCGACTCCCCGGCCGCCTCCACGCAGCTGTTCACGCGCGATCTGGTGGCGATGCTCGAGGTCGCGGCCAAGGACGTGAAGCTCCAGGTCGACTTCGATCCCGCCGTGGTCGCGCGCTACCGCCTGCTCGGGTACGAGAACCGCGACATCGCGGACGCCGACTTCCGCGTCGACGCGGTCGACGCCGGCGAGGTCGGGGCCGGGCACCAGGTGACCGCGCTGTACGAGGTCGCGCTGACCCCGCGGGCGCGCCAGACCACGCCGCTGGGCACGGTCCGGATCCGCTCCAAGGCCCCCGACGGCGACCGCGCCACCGAGGAGGCGTTCGCGATGCCGACCGGCCCGGCCGCGAGCTTCGACACCGCGCCGGCCGACTTCCGGTTCGCGGTCGCGGTCGCGGGCTTCGCCGACGTGCTGCGCGGCGCCGAGGACGCGCAGCGCTGGTCGCTGGCGAAGATCGCCGCCGTCGCCCGCGCGACCGCCGCCGGCGACGCCGACCGCCGCGAGCTGGTCGAGCTGATCGAGCGCGCCCGGAGCCTGCGCGGCGAGCCGGCCGCCACCGTGGTCGCGCGCTGA